Proteins encoded together in one Triticum dicoccoides isolate Atlit2015 ecotype Zavitan chromosome 7B, WEW_v2.0, whole genome shotgun sequence window:
- the LOC119336408 gene encoding heterogeneous nuclear ribonucleoprotein A/B-like isoform X1 — MAGYEEENLNAMNGYEEDEEVEEEVEEEVEEVEEEEEEEERPAAEGSRDGGGGGEAVGSGEAGGVQGGRDVPAEPADGSGKIFVGGVAWETTEEKFSKHFQKYGAITDSVIMKDKHTGMPRGFGFVTFSDPSVIDRVLEDEHTIDGRTVEVKRTVPREEMSTKDAPNKTRKIFVGGIPASLTEDKLKEHFSSYGKVAEHQIMVDHSTGRSRGFGFVTFESEDAVERVMSDGRMHDLGGKQVEIKRAEPKKPGGGDSSSNSRHSHGGGGHRSSYRGGGGGGGGGRSAISSSSGYGYGADYRSAAAAYYGSAGYGAYGRGYGAYGGNPAYGSGFGSAYGGSIYGGPYGAYGAYGGAYGGGAYGAPGGYGAGAGGYGGYGGAGSMGGGGSASGRGSGRYHPYGK, encoded by the exons ATGGCGGGCTACGAGGAGGAGAACCTGAACGCCATGAACGGCTatgaggaggacgaggaggtggaggaggaggtcgaagaggaggtggaggaggtggaggaggaagaggaggaggaggagaggcccgCCGCCGAGGGATCTCGAGATGGAGGAGGTGGAGGGGAGGCCGTCGGTAGCGGAGAGGCTGGTGGCGTGCAAGGCGGTAGGGACGTGCCTGCCGAGCCCGCCGACGGGTCCGG GAAAATTTTCGTTGGGGGTGTAGCCTGGGAGACAACCGAAG AAAAATTCAGCAAGCATTTTCAGAAATATGGAGCTATAACTGATTCTGTGATCATGAAAGACAAGCATACCGGGATGCCTCGTGGATTTGGATTTGTTACATTTTCTGATCCATCTGTGATTGATAGGGTTCTGGAGGATGAACATACTATAGATGGAAGAACG GTTGAAGTCAAAAGAACTGTGCCTAGAGAGGAGATGTCAACAAAAGATGCTCCTAACAAGACAAGAAAGATCTTTGTTGGTGGCATTCCAGCATCTCTAACTGAAG ATAAGTTAAAGGAGCACTTCTCCTCATATGGCAAGGTGGCTGAGCATCAAATCATGGTTGACCAtagcactggccgttcacgaggctttGGCTTTGTTACCTTCGAAAGTGAGGACGCTGTTGAAAGGGTTATGTCAGATGGGAGAATGCATGATCTTGGAGGGAAGCAG GTTGAAATAAAAAGAGCCGAGCCAAAGAAACCTGGTGGTGGTGATTCAAGCTCTAACAGTAGACATAGCCATGGAGGAGGTGGCCACCGTAGTTCATAccgcggtggaggtggtggtggtggtggaggccgtTCTGCCATCAGCAGCAGCAGTGGTTATGGGTATGGAGCTGACTACCGATCAGCTGCAGCTGCCTACTATGGTAGTGCAGGATATGGTGCCTACGGTAGAGGGTATGGTGCATATGGAGGTAACCCTGCCTATGGGTCAGGTTTTGGCTCTGCTTATGGTGGTTCTATATATGGAGGCCCGTATGGTGCCTATGGGGCATATGGGGGTGCCTACGGAGGTGGCGCATATGGTGCACCTGGCGGCTATGGTGCAGGTGCAGGCGGGTATGGTGGCTATGGGGGAGCTGGAAGCATGGGTGGTGGTGGAAGTGCGAGTGGTCGAGGCTCGGGCAGGTACCACCCATACGGGAAATGA
- the LOC119336408 gene encoding heterogeneous nuclear ribonucleoprotein 1-like isoform X2, with amino-acid sequence MEEVEGRPSVAERLVACKAVGTCLPSPPTGPEKFSKHFQKYGAITDSVIMKDKHTGMPRGFGFVTFSDPSVIDRVLEDEHTIDGRTVEVKRTVPREEMSTKDAPNKTRKIFVGGIPASLTEDKLKEHFSSYGKVAEHQIMVDHSTGRSRGFGFVTFESEDAVERVMSDGRMHDLGGKQVEIKRAEPKKPGGGDSSSNSRHSHGGGGHRSSYRGGGGGGGGGRSAISSSSGYGYGADYRSAAAAYYGSAGYGAYGRGYGAYGGNPAYGSGFGSAYGGSIYGGPYGAYGAYGGAYGGGAYGAPGGYGAGAGGYGGYGGAGSMGGGGSASGRGSGRYHPYGK; translated from the exons ATGGAGGAGGTGGAGGGGAGGCCGTCGGTAGCGGAGAGGCTGGTGGCGTGCAAGGCGGTAGGGACGTGCCTGCCGAGCCCGCCGACGGGTCCGG AAAAATTCAGCAAGCATTTTCAGAAATATGGAGCTATAACTGATTCTGTGATCATGAAAGACAAGCATACCGGGATGCCTCGTGGATTTGGATTTGTTACATTTTCTGATCCATCTGTGATTGATAGGGTTCTGGAGGATGAACATACTATAGATGGAAGAACG GTTGAAGTCAAAAGAACTGTGCCTAGAGAGGAGATGTCAACAAAAGATGCTCCTAACAAGACAAGAAAGATCTTTGTTGGTGGCATTCCAGCATCTCTAACTGAAG ATAAGTTAAAGGAGCACTTCTCCTCATATGGCAAGGTGGCTGAGCATCAAATCATGGTTGACCAtagcactggccgttcacgaggctttGGCTTTGTTACCTTCGAAAGTGAGGACGCTGTTGAAAGGGTTATGTCAGATGGGAGAATGCATGATCTTGGAGGGAAGCAG GTTGAAATAAAAAGAGCCGAGCCAAAGAAACCTGGTGGTGGTGATTCAAGCTCTAACAGTAGACATAGCCATGGAGGAGGTGGCCACCGTAGTTCATAccgcggtggaggtggtggtggtggtggaggccgtTCTGCCATCAGCAGCAGCAGTGGTTATGGGTATGGAGCTGACTACCGATCAGCTGCAGCTGCCTACTATGGTAGTGCAGGATATGGTGCCTACGGTAGAGGGTATGGTGCATATGGAGGTAACCCTGCCTATGGGTCAGGTTTTGGCTCTGCTTATGGTGGTTCTATATATGGAGGCCCGTATGGTGCCTATGGGGCATATGGGGGTGCCTACGGAGGTGGCGCATATGGTGCACCTGGCGGCTATGGTGCAGGTGCAGGCGGGTATGGTGGCTATGGGGGAGCTGGAAGCATGGGTGGTGGTGGAAGTGCGAGTGGTCGAGGCTCGGGCAGGTACCACCCATACGGGAAATGA